From Helicoverpa armigera isolate CAAS_96S chromosome 17, ASM3070526v1, whole genome shotgun sequence, one genomic window encodes:
- the LOC110379885 gene encoding uncharacterized protein LOC110379885, translated as MPKRSRDIDVDELSKKLRKLERKLKRVKRHRYSTSPSSREDPTLSAHSYEAAENSMDIFSDDDCNVTRPRLASVVRDVASDKTKESRAPLPPPLLAPPPVSSRAPSPAPQVREPSPPPLPQATESCPVVEPSAIAATTNDQNNDDDDLIDILGDDPTQITEYGKDIHTGLANRLNYLIVNGLDNDVRKELGKKHLIPANCPRIIPPILNAEIKAALPEVSVKRDKGIENRQKQLGTALACLSNIISTKMQEKDKDSALLKQLMDAAKLMCDTLHSDSVKRRYFALSSLKKDVNEHLAPTKIDKYLFGETLADTLKAAKAVTKSGADIKVTYDKNRNHSLPANTYQPQPSTSRGLNWKAPASTRRQSGPQRSRQPYPSAGTRAPPPPTSRPPPPPHVSSSRTSRNQPRSIRRR; from the exons ATGCCGAAGAGGTCGCGTGATATCGATGTGGACGAATTAAGCAAGAAGCTGCGTAAGCTGGAAAGGAAATTAAAACGTGTCAAACGTCACCGTTATTCAACGTCGCCGTCATCCCGAGAGGACCCCACGCTATCGGCGCATAGCTATGAAG CAGCGGAAAACTCAATGGACATCTTCTCGGACGATGACTGCAACGTGACAAGACCTAGACTGGCATCAGTTGTACGTGACGTCGCGTCAGATAAAACAAAGGAGTCGCGGGCGCCGCTGCCTCCGCCATTGCTCGCGCCGCCCCCTGTGTCATCCCGCGCGCCGTCCCCTGCGCCGCAAGTACGTGAGCCTTCGCCGCCACCTTTGCCACAAGCCACTGAGTCTTGCCCAGTCGTTGAGCCCAGTGCCATTGCTGCTACCACCAACGATCAAAATAACGATGATGATGACCTGATAGACATACTCGGTGATGATCCCACCCAAATCACCGAGTATGGCAAAGACATTCACACCGGCCTAGCTAACCGCCTAAACTACTTAATTGTTAATGGGCTAGACAACGACGTGCGGAAGGAATTGGGGAAAAAACACTTGATACCAGCCAATTGCCCTAGAATAATTCCACCAATTCTCAATGCAGAAATAAAGGCTGCTTTACCCGAAGTAAGCGTGAAACGCGACAAAGGAATCGAAAACAGGCAAAAGCAACTGGGTACTGCTTTGGCCTGTTTAAGCAACATCATTTCAACGAAAATGCAGGAAAAAGACAAAGACTCTGCCCTCTTAAAACAATTAATGGATGCGGCAAAACTGATGTGTGACACATTACACTCGGATTCAGTCAAAAGGCGGTACTTTGCCTTatcgtcgttaaaaaaagacgtTAATGAGCATTTGGCGCCCACAAAGATAGACAAATATCTTTTCGGGGAAACCCTAGCGGACACATTGAAGGCTGCCAAAGCTGTGACGAAATCTGGGGCCGATATAAAAGTCACCTATGATAAAAATAGGAACCACAGCCTACCAGCCAACACATACCAACCACAGCCATCAACTTCGCGTGGTTTAAACTGGAAGGCTCCCGCTTCGACTCGCAGGCAGTCGGGGCCGCAGAGGAGCCGCCAGCCTTACCCGTCTGCTGGAACGAGGGCGCCACCGCCGCCGACGAGCcggccaccgccgccgccgcacgtcAGCTCGTCGAGGACATCGCGCAATCAGCCGCGGTCGATCCGCCGCCGGTAA
- the LOC110381041 gene encoding cytochrome P450 6B2-like — translation MFFYLFVTLIAVTYYIITRKYDYWQKKKVAHKKPTFVLGNYGDIILQKKNFGIVLQDLCNEFPEEKFIGAFQGTEPVLIPKDPEIIKLIVTKDFAYFSGRDLSEHNHKDPAALNLFATYGDKWKVLRQNLTPLFSSAKMKNMFQLIANCSHVFEKMLDRETKISQEQEVRMLTSKYTMECIGTCAFGVDTKTMTEDKSENPFIKIADFFNPPKSAVYLRHIRSMWPSIFYLFGGRLLKKQLEFFHNLITSVMASRDYKFTGRNDFVDLIMGWKQNHQITGDSISNIKSHEHKKVTLEVNDDLLVAQCFVFFAAGFETSSSTLSYTLYELAKNQDIQDKVLAEVDAYLVRHENKLKYDCITDLPYLDAVLDETLRYYPLLGMIPRELMEDYVMPNGVKLEKHLRVHLPVYYLHHNPEYFPEPHVFRPERFYGEEKKKVNQYAYLPFGEGPRTCIGNRFAKMQMIAGLITMLKKYRLELADNMPRTVTFKAQSFLTHPEGGIYVKFIEREGWENRVFVK, via the exons ATGTTCTTCTACTTATTCGTGACGCTTATAGCCGTCACTTACTACATCATCACACGTAAATATGACTACTGGCAGAAAAAGAAAGTAGCACACAAGAAACCTACTTTCGTACTCGGCAACTATGGAGACATCATTCTGCAGAAGAAAAACTTTGGGATTGTTCTTCAAGATCTTTGCAATGAATTCCCTGAAGAGAAATTTATTGGAGCATTCCAAGGAACCGAACCTGTACTGATCCCAAAAGATCCTGAAATCATCAAACTGATCGTGACAAAAGATTTCGCCTATTTCAGCGGAAGAGACTTGTCTGAGCACAACCACAAGGACCCCGCCGCCTTGAACCTGTTCGCCACTTACGGAGACAAATGGAAGGTGTTGCGACAGAACTTGACACCATTGTTCTCATCTGCTAAGATGAAGAACATGTTCCAACTTATTGCAAACTGTTCACATGTTTTTGAGAAAATGTTGGATcgtgaaacaaaaatatcacagGAGCAAGAAGTTAGAATGCTAACATCGAAATATACTATGGAATGTATAGGAACATGTGCTTTTGGAGTAGATACGAAAACTATGACAGAGGATAAATCCGAAAATCCCTTCATTAAAATTGCTGATTTCTTCAATCCTCCAAAAAGTGCGGTCTACTTAAGACACATCCGATCTATGTGGccgtcaatattttatttgttcggAGGTCGACTGCTCAAGAAACAGCTGGAGTTCTTCCACAACCTGATTACTTCTGTAATGGCTAGCCGAGACTATAAGTTTACAGGAAGGAATGATTTTGTCGATCTCATAATGGGCTGGAAGCAAAACCATCAAATCACAGGAGACAGTATAAGTAACATAAAAAGTCATGAACATAAGAAAGTGACTTTAGAGGTTAACGACGACTTGTTAGTTGCTCAGTGCTTCGTGTTCTTTGCTGCTGGATTTGAAACATCATCAAGCACTCTGAGTTACACTCTGTATGAGTTAGCCAAGAACCAGGACATACAAGACAAAGTGTTAGCAGAGGTGGACGCATATTTAGTACGCCATGAGAACAAACTGAAATACGATTGTATTACTGATCTGCCGTACTTGGATGCTGTGTTAGATGAAACCCTCCGTTACTATCCCCTGCTTGGTATGATCCCGCGGGAGTTGATGGAAGATTACGTGATGCCCAATGGTGTGAAGTTAGAGAAGCACTTGCGTGTGCATCTGCCTGTGTATTATCTTCATCACAACCCGGAGTACTTCCCCGAGCCTCACGTGTTCCGCCCGGAGCGGTTCTATGGCGAAGAGAAGAAGAAGGTGAATCAGTACGCTTACCTGCCTTTTGGAGAAGGACCTAGAACATGTATAG GAAATCGTTTCGCGAAGATGCAAATGATAGCCGGTCTTATCACGATGCTGAAGAAATACCGTCTAGAACTAGCTGACAACATGCCCAGGACTGTCACGTTCAAGGCACAGAGCTTCCTCACACACCCTGAAGGTGGAATCTATGTGAAATTCATCGAAAGAGAAGGATGGGAGAACAGAGTGTTTGTGAAGTGA